From a single Microbacterium terrisoli genomic region:
- a CDS encoding MFS transporter permease, translated as MWMRRGLFAWLLPAAIVLPVWLVVGWAIFNAGGWAFLGVIFFAAPAVLVGEVIIALLIRARPTVRSFRAVSWWDALWITVWHLLVIAYGLFLQAAFAPILVGAIIAFLALFWSSLAQLWNEARGSFSRLSPGSGPADVPHEETLRQRGSAHADVIVVNEVGRPGDGRSAH; from the coding sequence ATGTGGATGCGACGCGGCTTGTTCGCCTGGCTGCTGCCGGCGGCGATCGTCCTGCCGGTGTGGTTGGTGGTGGGCTGGGCGATCTTCAACGCGGGTGGATGGGCGTTTCTGGGGGTGATCTTCTTCGCAGCCCCGGCGGTGCTGGTGGGCGAGGTGATCATCGCGCTGCTCATTCGCGCACGGCCGACGGTGCGATCCTTCCGTGCGGTGTCGTGGTGGGATGCGCTCTGGATCACGGTCTGGCACCTGCTGGTGATCGCGTACGGGCTGTTCCTGCAGGCGGCGTTCGCTCCGATTCTGGTCGGCGCGATCATCGCCTTCCTCGCGCTGTTCTGGTCGTCGCTCGCCCAGCTGTGGAACGAGGCACGCGGGTCGTTCTCTCGGCTGTCACCGGGCAGCGGGCCTGCGGATGTGCCGCATGAGGAGACGCTCCGGCAGCGCGGCAGCGCGCACGCCGACGTCATCGTCGTCAACGAGGTCGGCCGACCCGGCGACGGGCGCTCCGCGCACTGA
- the rplS gene encoding 50S ribosomal protein L19: MQILDAVDAASLRSDIPDFFPGDTVKVHVNITEGSRSRIQVFQGVVLGRSGDGVRETFTVRKISFQVGVERTFPVHSPVIDRIEVVTRGDVRRAKLYYLRNLRGKKAKIKEKRDR, encoded by the coding sequence ATGCAGATCCTCGACGCCGTCGACGCGGCATCCCTCCGCTCCGACATCCCCGACTTCTTCCCCGGTGACACCGTCAAGGTGCACGTGAACATCACCGAGGGCAGCCGCTCCCGTATCCAGGTCTTCCAGGGCGTGGTGCTGGGTCGCTCCGGCGATGGTGTGCGTGAGACGTTCACGGTGCGCAAGATCAGCTTCCAGGTGGGCGTGGAGCGCACCTTCCCGGTGCACAGCCCGGTGATCGACCGCATCGAGGTCGTCACCCGCGGCGACGTCCGCCGCGCGAAGCTGTACTACCTGCGCAACCTGCGCGGCAAGAAGGCCAAGATCAAGGAGAAGCGCGACCGCTGA
- the lepB gene encoding signal peptidase I, with protein MIEKAATALPTRGASKRRGTWAFVRDIIVIVVIALLVSFLVKTFLVRSFYIPSGSMENTLQINDRILVDEITPRFAGYQRGDVIVFRDPGGWLPPATEHPSRSWIVEAVDWTLSLVGLSAPDSDDHLIKRVIGLPGDHITCCDAIGHITVNGVPIDESAYLDLQAGETVPEVVPFDVTVPAGSLWVLGDNRDHSRDSRYNQDQPGKGFVPEANVVGRAFLITWPFSRFGLIDFHHEVFAGVPAAKASSSSP; from the coding sequence ATGATCGAGAAAGCCGCGACGGCGCTTCCGACGAGGGGCGCCTCGAAGCGTCGCGGCACGTGGGCGTTCGTGCGCGACATCATCGTGATCGTCGTCATCGCGCTTCTGGTCTCCTTCCTGGTCAAGACCTTCCTGGTCCGCTCGTTCTACATCCCCTCCGGGTCGATGGAGAACACGCTGCAGATCAACGACCGCATCCTCGTGGACGAGATCACCCCGCGGTTCGCGGGCTACCAGCGCGGCGACGTGATCGTCTTCCGCGATCCGGGCGGTTGGCTGCCGCCGGCGACAGAGCACCCGTCCCGCTCCTGGATTGTCGAAGCCGTCGACTGGACGCTGTCGTTGGTCGGTCTGTCGGCCCCCGACAGCGACGACCATCTCATCAAGCGCGTGATCGGGCTGCCCGGCGATCACATCACATGCTGTGATGCGATCGGCCACATCACGGTCAACGGCGTGCCCATCGACGAGTCCGCCTACCTCGACCTGCAGGCGGGTGAGACGGTCCCCGAGGTCGTTCCGTTCGACGTGACCGTGCCGGCGGGCTCGCTGTGGGTGCTCGGTGACAATCGTGACCATTCGCGCGATTCCCGCTACAACCAGGATCAGCCGGGCAAGGGCTTCGTGCCGGAGGCCAATGTGGTCGGCCGTGCCTTCTTGATCACATGGCCGTTCTCACGCTTCGGCCTCATCGACTTCCATCATGAGGTGTTCGCGGGAGTGCCCGCTGCCAAGGCGTCGAGCTCGTCGCCATGA
- a CDS encoding ribonuclease HII, translating to MTVVEPRLTLERRLLREHTVIIACDEVGRGALAGPVAVGAAVVGPRTSRRRVPQGLRDSKLVSEMRRAEVAARAADWVDATAVGWSTAAEIDEVGIMRALGRAALRAIEQLRGVVAFDGALVLLDGNYDYISACGGTLPVRTQIKADRDCASAAAASVVAKVARDALMVGLHTEHPAYEWSHNKGYASPAHRAAIRAVGLSPYHRASWAISDAPTLF from the coding sequence ATGACCGTCGTCGAGCCCCGGCTGACCCTCGAGCGGCGTCTGCTGCGCGAGCATACGGTCATCATCGCCTGCGACGAGGTCGGGCGGGGGGCGCTGGCGGGTCCGGTGGCAGTGGGGGCCGCGGTGGTCGGGCCGCGCACGTCGCGCAGGCGGGTGCCGCAGGGACTGCGCGACTCGAAGCTCGTTTCCGAGATGCGGCGCGCTGAGGTCGCCGCGCGCGCGGCGGACTGGGTGGATGCCACGGCGGTGGGCTGGTCCACGGCTGCCGAGATCGACGAGGTCGGCATCATGCGCGCCCTGGGCCGGGCCGCACTGCGGGCGATCGAGCAGCTGCGGGGGGTTGTCGCCTTCGACGGAGCGCTGGTGCTGCTGGACGGCAACTACGACTACATCTCCGCCTGCGGGGGAACGCTGCCGGTGCGCACCCAGATCAAAGCCGACCGGGACTGTGCGAGTGCGGCGGCCGCCTCGGTCGTGGCCAAGGTCGCACGCGACGCACTGATGGTGGGGCTGCACACCGAGCACCCCGCCTACGAGTGGTCGCACAACAAGGGCTACGCGAGCCCCGCGCACCGGGCCGCGATCCGTGCTGTCGGGCTGAGTCCGTACCACCGCGCGTCGTGGGCCATCTCGGACGCACCGACGCTGTTCTGA
- a CDS encoding DUF2469 family protein has protein sequence MDDDFDDYDRELELALYKEYRDVVSQFQYVIETERRFYLANEVNVVRRDTEHDFYFELSMKDVWVWDIYRADRFVKSVRVLTFKDVNVEELQRRDLHLPEELSLDS, from the coding sequence ATGGATGACGACTTCGACGACTATGACCGCGAGCTCGAGCTGGCGCTGTACAAGGAGTACCGTGACGTCGTCTCGCAGTTTCAATATGTGATCGAGACCGAGCGCCGGTTCTACCTGGCCAATGAGGTCAATGTCGTCCGCCGCGACACCGAGCACGATTTCTACTTCGAACTGTCGATGAAGGATGTCTGGGTGTGGGACATCTATCGGGCCGACCGATTCGTGAAATCGGTGCGGGTGCTCACGTTCAAGGACGTCAACGTCGAAGAGCTGCAGCGGCGCGATCTGCACCTGCCCGAAGAGCTGTCGCTGGACTCCTGA
- a CDS encoding YraN family protein: MAAKDDLGRAGENRAVAHLIARGFGVLERNWRSSDGEIDIVARTGDSLVFVEVKTRRSDGFGDPLEAVDARKRARLWRLAHAWELEHRDQARGCGRRLDVIGITGADPSRGRLEHIEDVSWS; this comes from the coding sequence ATGGCAGCGAAAGACGACCTGGGCAGAGCGGGGGAGAACCGTGCGGTTGCGCACCTGATCGCCCGCGGTTTCGGCGTGCTCGAGCGCAATTGGCGCTCGAGCGACGGCGAGATCGACATCGTGGCGCGCACGGGGGACTCGCTCGTGTTCGTGGAGGTGAAGACCCGGCGCAGTGACGGTTTCGGCGACCCGCTCGAGGCGGTGGATGCGCGAAAGCGCGCGCGCCTGTGGCGCCTGGCGCACGCGTGGGAGCTCGAGCATCGCGACCAGGCGCGCGGGTGCGGGCGTCGATTGGACGTGATCGGCATCACCGGGGCAGACCCCTCCCGTGGGCGCCTGGAGCACATCGAGGACGTGTCATGGTCGTGA
- a CDS encoding YifB family Mg chelatase-like AAA ATPase: MVVTRTWAVALSGLDGTLVEVEADQSRQIPDFQIIGLPDKALGEAVQRVRNASENSGLTLPKRRLTVNLSPASLPKQGSGFDLAIAMAALATDGLMDPGSIATTAHIGELGLDGRLRPVPGVLPAVRAAARAGVEHVVVPWANRAEAELVAGVRVTGAVSLTDVARLHGAELPDGPDCEPVAAPEAAAEESRTYELADVIGQPEAVEALIIAAAGGHHLLMTGPPGAGKTMLAQRLPGILPALDDESALVAASIRSLSGQPVLRLDRTAPFEAPHHSASLAALVGGGSRVVRPGAIARATEGVLFLDEAGEYHAGTLDALRQPLETGSIVIHRAGFTASFPARFQLVLATNPCPCGNYGVRGAVCTCPPIAIRRYRSRLSGPLLDRVDIEVMMARVLVAHHEGAAAGVTTAQARDRVVAARDRAAYRLRDTPWTLNSAVSGSWLRLGPLAPEPIVRRSLDAALHRGSLTLRSYERILRVAWSIADLAGRDRLGVDEIGRALFLKKGVRS, encoded by the coding sequence ATGGTCGTGACGCGGACGTGGGCGGTGGCGCTGTCGGGGCTCGACGGCACGCTGGTCGAGGTCGAAGCCGATCAGAGCCGGCAGATCCCCGACTTCCAGATCATCGGGCTGCCCGACAAGGCGCTCGGCGAAGCCGTGCAGCGCGTGCGCAACGCGAGCGAGAACAGCGGCCTGACGCTGCCCAAACGGCGCCTCACGGTCAACCTGTCACCGGCCAGCCTGCCCAAGCAGGGCTCGGGGTTCGACCTGGCCATCGCCATGGCCGCGCTGGCGACCGATGGGCTGATGGATCCTGGGTCGATAGCGACGACCGCGCACATCGGTGAGCTCGGACTGGACGGACGATTGCGACCGGTGCCGGGCGTGCTGCCCGCGGTGCGCGCCGCCGCTCGTGCCGGCGTGGAGCATGTCGTGGTGCCGTGGGCCAACCGCGCCGAAGCGGAACTGGTCGCAGGCGTCAGAGTGACCGGGGCGGTGAGCCTGACCGATGTGGCGCGGCTGCACGGAGCCGAGCTGCCCGACGGCCCCGACTGCGAACCGGTGGCGGCACCCGAGGCGGCAGCTGAAGAGTCGCGCACGTACGAACTGGCTGACGTGATCGGGCAGCCCGAGGCGGTGGAGGCGCTGATCATCGCCGCTGCCGGCGGCCATCATCTGCTGATGACGGGACCGCCGGGAGCCGGCAAGACGATGCTCGCCCAGCGGCTGCCCGGCATCCTGCCCGCGCTGGACGACGAATCGGCATTGGTGGCGGCATCCATACGCTCCCTGTCGGGGCAGCCCGTGCTGCGGCTGGACCGCACCGCCCCCTTCGAGGCGCCGCACCACAGCGCGAGCCTTGCGGCCCTGGTCGGCGGCGGCTCGCGGGTCGTCCGCCCCGGGGCCATCGCCCGCGCCACCGAGGGCGTCCTGTTCTTGGATGAGGCAGGCGAGTATCACGCCGGCACGCTGGATGCTCTGCGCCAGCCGTTGGAGACGGGATCGATCGTGATCCACCGGGCGGGCTTCACCGCGTCGTTCCCGGCGCGATTCCAGTTGGTGCTGGCCACCAACCCGTGTCCGTGCGGAAACTACGGCGTGCGCGGGGCGGTGTGCACCTGCCCGCCCATCGCGATCCGGCGCTACCGCAGCCGGCTGTCAGGTCCCTTGCTGGACCGGGTCGACATCGAGGTCATGATGGCTCGGGTGCTCGTCGCCCATCACGAGGGCGCGGCGGCCGGCGTGACGACCGCTCAGGCACGCGATCGGGTCGTCGCGGCACGCGATCGCGCCGCATATCGGCTGCGCGACACACCGTGGACGCTCAACTCGGCGGTCTCCGGTTCATGGCTGCGGCTGGGCCCGCTCGCGCCGGAGCCGATCGTGCGACGGTCGTTGGATGCCGCGCTGCACCGCGGCTCGCTCACGCTGCGCAGCTACGAGCGCATTTTGCGGGTGGCGTGGAGCATCGCCGACCTGGCCGGTCGCGACCGACTGGGCGTGGACGAGATCGGTCGAGCGCTGTTTCTGAAGAAGGGAGTACGGTCATGA
- the dprA gene encoding DNA-processing protein DprA codes for MSAFRWRDDAAASVGPLLVADRGDEVHRVRAYARAVWSCLVEPGDGVAGALIATLGPVHALQVAMSVAGGAAGAGVSREQLQQGRERWRPRLVAEAIAFALETAAGTGIHLICPEDDVWPSALDDLGPHAPVCLWVRGDPARLRQLDPAVAIVGARAASGYGEQIASEFAAALTGRGITVVSGAAYGIDGAAHRGALSAGGMTVALLAGGVDRPYPAGHSDLIDRIARTGAVIGELPCGNAPTKWRFLQRNRLIAALGSATVVVEAGARSGSLNTAGHAADLGRALAAVPGPVTSGSSAGCHRLLREFDARCVTTADEVAELLGMGNAQDGMLAGPWTGDDTRLADALSGRAWRDVDDLARRSGMAPDEIRSRLGLLALTGAVEGDGFRWRRAASRRTR; via the coding sequence ATGAGCGCCTTTCGATGGAGGGATGACGCGGCTGCGTCGGTGGGGCCGCTGCTGGTCGCGGATCGAGGCGACGAGGTGCATCGGGTGCGCGCATATGCCCGTGCGGTGTGGAGCTGCCTGGTCGAGCCCGGAGACGGCGTCGCCGGTGCGCTGATCGCCACCCTCGGTCCGGTGCATGCGCTGCAGGTGGCCATGTCGGTCGCCGGCGGCGCTGCGGGTGCCGGAGTGTCGCGTGAGCAGCTGCAGCAGGGACGTGAACGATGGCGACCGCGACTGGTCGCCGAGGCGATCGCGTTCGCCCTCGAGACGGCGGCCGGCACCGGCATCCACCTCATCTGCCCTGAAGACGACGTGTGGCCGTCGGCGCTGGACGACTTGGGACCGCACGCACCCGTGTGTCTCTGGGTGCGTGGGGACCCCGCACGGCTGCGGCAGCTGGATCCGGCGGTGGCGATCGTCGGCGCACGCGCGGCCAGCGGCTACGGCGAACAGATCGCGTCGGAGTTCGCCGCGGCGCTGACCGGGCGGGGGATCACCGTCGTCTCCGGTGCGGCATACGGGATCGATGGTGCCGCCCACCGCGGCGCGTTGTCAGCCGGCGGCATGACGGTCGCGCTGCTTGCCGGAGGCGTGGACCGTCCGTACCCCGCCGGCCACAGTGACCTGATCGATCGGATCGCCCGCACGGGTGCCGTGATCGGCGAACTGCCGTGCGGCAACGCGCCCACCAAGTGGCGATTCCTGCAGCGCAATCGGCTGATCGCCGCTCTGGGGTCGGCCACTGTCGTCGTCGAAGCCGGTGCCCGGAGCGGCTCGCTGAACACCGCCGGGCACGCCGCCGACCTCGGGCGTGCGCTCGCAGCGGTGCCGGGGCCGGTCACCAGCGGGTCGTCGGCGGGCTGCCACCGGCTGCTGCGGGAGTTCGACGCACGGTGTGTGACGACGGCGGACGAAGTGGCCGAGCTGCTGGGGATGGGCAACGCCCAGGACGGGATGCTCGCGGGCCCGTGGACCGGCGATGACACCCGACTCGCAGACGCGCTCAGCGGTCGCGCATGGCGTGATGTGGACGACCTGGCCCGCCGCAGCGGCATGGCGCCCGACGAGATCCGCAGTCGACTCGGGTTGCTGGCGTTGACCGGTGCGGTGGAGGGTGACGGGTTCCGATGGCGGCGCGCCGCGAGCCGCCGGACGCGGTGA
- a CDS encoding tyrosine-type recombinase/integrase codes for MRISAAVEAYARYLSDVRRLAPATIRAYRADLADLAAHTADAELADVDIETLREWLWASSQDGASRSTLARRTASMRGFFGWCDEIGELDADPSVRLVAPKRGRTLPKVATAQAMSQVLDAAAEASAADASAAADPVALRDRAVLELLYGAALRVSELCGLDVDDVDRDRRTARVLGKGSKERVVPFGLPAGLALDAYLSHGRPALAARNAAGAGGAALFLGTRGARLGPRSVYSLVSRVIGPIVGERTIGPHALRHSAATHLLDGGADLRSVQEMLGHASLGTTQIYTHVSSERLLATYRIAHPRAQR; via the coding sequence ATGAGGATCAGCGCTGCAGTCGAGGCGTACGCGCGGTATCTGTCGGATGTGCGCCGACTGGCCCCCGCGACGATCAGGGCCTACCGTGCGGATCTTGCCGACCTGGCCGCCCACACGGCCGACGCGGAGCTCGCCGACGTGGACATCGAGACGCTGCGGGAGTGGCTGTGGGCGTCATCGCAGGACGGTGCCTCCCGTTCGACGCTGGCGCGACGCACCGCATCGATGCGGGGCTTCTTCGGCTGGTGCGACGAGATCGGGGAACTCGACGCCGACCCGAGCGTGCGGCTGGTGGCGCCCAAGCGCGGACGCACGCTGCCGAAGGTGGCGACCGCGCAGGCGATGTCGCAGGTCCTGGATGCCGCAGCGGAGGCATCGGCGGCCGATGCCTCGGCTGCCGCCGACCCGGTCGCCCTGCGGGATCGGGCCGTGCTGGAACTGCTCTACGGCGCCGCGCTGCGCGTGTCGGAGCTGTGCGGCCTCGACGTGGACGACGTGGACCGCGATCGCCGCACGGCACGCGTGCTGGGCAAGGGCTCCAAAGAGCGCGTGGTGCCGTTCGGCCTGCCCGCCGGGCTCGCCCTGGACGCGTACCTCTCTCACGGGCGTCCGGCTCTTGCCGCGCGAAACGCCGCCGGAGCCGGCGGCGCCGCTCTGTTCTTGGGCACGCGCGGCGCGCGCTTGGGACCGCGGTCGGTCTACAGCCTCGTCTCGCGGGTCATCGGACCGATCGTGGGGGAGCGGACCATCGGACCGCACGCGCTGCGGCACTCGGCGGCGACGCATCTGCTCGATGGCGGGGCGGACCTGCGCAGCGTGCAGGAGATGCTCGGGCACGCGAGCCTGGGGACCACGCAGATCTACACGCACGTCTCCAGCGAACGGCTTCTGGCGACCTATCGCATCGCGCACCCGCGCGCGCAGCGCTGA
- a CDS encoding murein hydrolase activator EnvC family protein produces MTALRPLRQRGARIALTVALSVPLLGAASAPSAASTAAFAASSAAPPHEVLAPVAPSIPASGQGQGDAVLDDWVWPLTAFRITRAYVAPAHEYGPGHRGIDLAPLSTDTVRTPADGVVAFRGSVAGRPLITIDHGDGLVTTLEPVASQLTVGSRVARGQELGTISTGGHAAAGTVHFGVRRYGQYINPMLLLGGIPRAVLLPCCS; encoded by the coding sequence ATGACCGCACTTCGTCCGCTGCGGCAGCGGGGAGCTCGGATCGCCCTCACGGTGGCGCTCAGCGTGCCGCTGCTGGGCGCGGCTTCAGCTCCCTCGGCCGCGTCGACGGCGGCGTTCGCGGCGTCGTCCGCAGCGCCGCCGCATGAGGTCCTAGCCCCCGTCGCCCCGAGCATCCCCGCGAGCGGACAGGGGCAGGGCGACGCAGTGCTCGACGATTGGGTGTGGCCGTTGACGGCGTTCCGCATCACGCGGGCGTACGTGGCTCCCGCCCACGAGTACGGACCTGGCCATCGCGGCATCGACCTGGCACCGCTGTCGACCGACACGGTGCGCACGCCGGCGGACGGGGTCGTCGCGTTCCGCGGGTCGGTGGCCGGTCGTCCGCTCATCACCATCGATCATGGCGATGGGCTGGTCACCACTCTCGAGCCGGTGGCCTCGCAGCTGACGGTCGGCTCGCGCGTCGCGCGCGGGCAAGAGCTCGGGACGATCTCGACCGGAGGACATGCGGCCGCCGGCACCGTGCATTTCGGCGTACGCCGGTACGGCCAGTACATCAACCCGATGCTTCTGCTCGGCGGCATCCCACGGGCGGTGCTGCTGCCCTGCTGCTCGTAA
- the rpsB gene encoding 30S ribosomal protein S2, giving the protein MAVVTIRQLLDAGVHFGHQTRRWNPKVKRFILTERSGIHIIDLQQSLAYIDRAYEFVKETVAHGGTILFVGTKKQAQEVLAEQATRVGQPYVNQRWLGGLLTNFSTVSKRLQRMKELEELDYENPSESGFTKKELLLKKRELDKLHKSLGGIRNLQKTPSALWVVDAKREHLAIDEAKKLGIPVIGILDTNADPDEIQYPIPGNDDAIRSVSLLTRIIADAAAEGLIQRHQPADEAAEPAEPLAEWERELLEQGAPEQSSASTEKVADVAEAKEEAATVEAEAAEAAEKTAAAEAAETPAEVETAEGADEAAKAEEPAASAE; this is encoded by the coding sequence ATGGCCGTCGTCACGATCCGCCAGCTGCTGGATGCCGGCGTACACTTCGGACACCAGACCCGTCGGTGGAACCCGAAAGTGAAGCGCTTCATCCTCACCGAGCGCAGCGGCATCCACATCATCGACCTGCAGCAGTCGCTGGCCTACATCGACCGCGCCTACGAGTTCGTCAAGGAGACCGTCGCCCACGGCGGCACGATCCTCTTCGTCGGCACCAAGAAGCAGGCGCAGGAAGTCCTGGCCGAGCAGGCCACGCGCGTGGGCCAGCCCTACGTGAACCAGCGCTGGCTCGGCGGTCTGCTGACCAACTTCAGCACCGTCAGCAAGCGCCTGCAGCGCATGAAGGAGCTCGAGGAGCTCGACTACGAGAACCCCTCCGAGAGCGGCTTCACCAAGAAGGAACTGCTGCTGAAGAAGCGCGAGCTCGACAAGCTGCACAAGTCACTGGGCGGCATCCGCAACCTGCAGAAGACGCCGTCGGCTCTGTGGGTCGTCGACGCCAAGCGCGAGCACCTCGCCATCGACGAAGCCAAGAAGCTGGGCATCCCGGTCATCGGCATCCTCGACACGAACGCCGACCCCGACGAGATCCAGTACCCGATCCCGGGCAACGACGACGCGATCCGCTCGGTGAGCCTGCTCACCCGTATCATCGCCGACGCCGCCGCCGAGGGCCTGATCCAGCGCCACCAGCCGGCAGACGAGGCGGCCGAGCCCGCCGAGCCGCTGGCCGAGTGGGAGCGCGAGCTACTCGAGCAGGGCGCACCGGAGCAGTCGTCTGCCTCCACCGAGAAGGTGGCCGACGTCGCCGAGGCGAAGGAAGAGGCCGCAACGGTCGAAGCCGAGGCCGCCGAGGCTGCCGAGAAGACCGCCGCCGCCGAGGCTGCCGAGACGCCTGCTGAGGTCGAGACGGCCGAGGGTGCAGACGAGGCCGCGAAGGCCGAGGAGCCTGCCGCTTCGGCAGAGTGA
- the tsf gene encoding translation elongation factor Ts, whose translation MANFTIADIKALREQLGTGMVDTKKALEEADGNIEKAVEILRLKGAKGNAKRADRSTSEGLVVAREGDGKVTLIELACETDFVAKNDRFIALADKVADAAAAVAADSAETALAAPAGDQTVAQLISEEAAIIGEKVELRRVRTLSGDKFEVYLHKTSKDLPPQIGVVVAYTGDDAVTARSIAQHISFANPSYLSREDVPEADVQKEREIVTEISRNEGKPEAALPKIIEGRVNAYFKQVALLEQDYAKDNKQSVAHVAKDAGITVTDFARFKVGA comes from the coding sequence ATGGCAAACTTCACCATCGCCGACATCAAGGCGCTGCGCGAGCAGCTCGGCACGGGCATGGTCGACACGAAGAAGGCGCTCGAAGAGGCCGACGGAAACATCGAGAAGGCCGTCGAGATCCTGCGTCTGAAGGGCGCGAAGGGCAACGCCAAGCGCGCCGACCGTTCCACGAGCGAGGGCCTGGTCGTCGCCCGTGAGGGCGACGGCAAGGTGACTCTGATCGAGCTCGCGTGCGAGACCGACTTCGTCGCCAAGAACGACCGCTTCATTGCGCTGGCCGACAAGGTCGCCGACGCCGCCGCGGCCGTTGCCGCCGACTCGGCCGAGACCGCATTGGCCGCCCCGGCCGGCGACCAGACCGTCGCGCAGCTCATCTCTGAAGAGGCCGCGATCATCGGCGAGAAGGTCGAGCTGCGCCGGGTGCGCACGCTCTCGGGCGACAAGTTCGAGGTGTACCTGCACAAGACCAGCAAGGACCTGCCTCCGCAGATCGGCGTGGTCGTCGCCTACACCGGCGACGACGCGGTCACCGCCCGCAGCATCGCCCAGCACATCTCGTTCGCCAATCCGTCGTATCTCTCGCGCGAGGACGTGCCCGAGGCCGACGTTCAGAAGGAGCGCGAGATCGTCACCGAGATCTCGCGCAACGAGGGCAAGCCCGAAGCGGCGCTGCCCAAGATCATCGAGGGCCGCGTGAACGCGTACTTCAAGCAGGTCGCGCTGCTCGAGCAGGATTACGCGAAGGACAACAAGCAGTCGGTCGCGCATGTCGCGAAGGACGCCGGTATCACGGTGACCGACTTCGCTCGGTTCAAGGTCGGCGCGTAA
- the pyrH gene encoding UMP kinase, with protein sequence MINEATGRRRVLLKLSGEAFGGGALGVNPDVVGQIAREIAAAVDRVEISIVVGGGNFFRGAELSQRGMDRGRADYMGMLGTVMNALALQDFLEQAGAATRVQSAIQMTQVAEPYIPLRAERHMEKGRVVIFGAGAGLPYFSTDTVAAQRALEIRADEVLVAKNGVDGVYTADPKKDASATRIDRITYLDALQRGLKVVDSTAFSLCMDNSMDMRVFGMEPAGNVTRALLGEQIGTLVTA encoded by the coding sequence GTGATCAATGAGGCCACCGGACGCCGCCGCGTCCTGCTGAAACTCTCCGGTGAGGCGTTCGGGGGTGGCGCGCTGGGCGTGAACCCCGACGTCGTCGGTCAGATCGCCCGCGAGATCGCGGCGGCCGTGGACCGCGTCGAGATCTCGATCGTCGTCGGCGGCGGCAACTTCTTCCGCGGCGCCGAGCTCAGCCAACGCGGCATGGACCGCGGCCGTGCGGATTACATGGGCATGCTCGGCACGGTGATGAACGCGCTCGCCCTGCAGGACTTCCTCGAACAGGCCGGTGCCGCCACGCGCGTGCAGTCGGCGATCCAGATGACCCAGGTCGCCGAGCCCTACATCCCGCTGCGGGCCGAGCGTCACATGGAGAAGGGCCGGGTGGTGATCTTCGGTGCCGGGGCGGGACTGCCGTACTTCTCGACCGATACCGTCGCCGCACAGCGCGCGCTCGAGATCCGCGCCGACGAGGTGCTGGTGGCCAAGAACGGCGTGGACGGCGTCTACACCGCGGATCCGAAGAAGGATGCCTCGGCCACCCGCATCGACCGCATCACGTATCTGGATGCCCTGCAGAGAGGCCTGAAGGTGGTCGACTCGACCGCGTTCAGCCTGTGCATGGACAACAGCATGGACATGCGCGTGTTCGGCATGGAGCCGGCGGGGAACGTGACCCGGGCGCTGCTGGGCGAGCAGATCGGCACGCTCGTGACCGCGTGA
- the frr gene encoding ribosome recycling factor, with protein MIADVLADAASRMDKAVEMAKDDFATVRTGRANPQLFQKVLVDYYGTPTPLDQLASLNAPEARTLIVTPYDKSALKAIEQAIRDIPNLGVNPTNDGNIVRITMPELTQDRRKEYVKLVRTKGEDARVHVRGIRRKMKDDLDALKSDFGEDELARAEKELDALTRSHVDDIDDALKRKEAELLEV; from the coding sequence GTGATCGCGGACGTCTTGGCCGATGCTGCCAGCCGTATGGATAAGGCCGTGGAGATGGCGAAGGACGACTTCGCCACGGTGCGCACGGGGCGTGCCAACCCCCAGCTGTTCCAGAAGGTGCTGGTCGACTACTACGGCACCCCGACACCGCTGGATCAGCTCGCTTCGCTGAACGCCCCCGAGGCGCGCACGCTCATCGTGACCCCGTACGACAAGTCGGCGCTGAAGGCCATCGAGCAGGCGATCCGCGACATCCCGAACCTCGGCGTCAACCCCACCAACGACGGCAACATCGTGCGCATCACGATGCCGGAGCTCACACAGGATCGGCGCAAGGAGTACGTCAAGCTCGTGCGCACGAAGGGCGAAGACGCCAGGGTGCATGTGCGTGGAATCCGCCGCAAGATGAAGGACGACCTCGATGCGCTCAAGAGCGACTTCGGCGAGGATGAATTGGCGCGCGCGGAGAAGGAGCTGGATGCTCTGACCCGCTCGCACGTCGATGACATCGACGATGCTCTCAAGCGCAAAGAAGCGGAACTTCTCGAGGTCTGA